A part of Cryptococcus gattii WM276 chromosome G, complete sequence genomic DNA contains:
- a CDS encoding Hypothetical protein (Similar to SGTC gene model, INSD accession EAL19462.1; CNBG4090), which produces MSLFFSWTALFLLSLTAAQNITQTTSFSFSPTPVSTSVPSPTAPLDSIVPGQGNYPPVQALCAGGANVPFCPGILLQDVQLSGIFSDSKPTVGTLNETLSAWDALGGNVTVGEVETFVEQYFKGEGLELSQVQLQNFVEDPAILGNIADPVFKAWVKVVNGYWTLLARETNQSALCNGNCVSSLIPLNHTMIVPGGRYREIYYWDSFWVLEGLLKSELYDYAWDLLQNFMDLIDIYGFLPNGGRKYYLNRSQPPVFVQMIDAYIKTTNNVTILERALPVASAELQWWANNRTSNFTSPFTNQSRIITQYSVTNSAPRPEGYAEDFETVMGASPALNETEQAELYSQLATGAESGWDYSSRWCEQPLLNTTDNNPALRTLNIKSIIPVDLLSLMAGDHALLANMYELYANNTGGGKYTDNEKKSKRDGQSGDDTASKVAYHRQMAQEYRDSILDLCWDSEKSWFYDFNMTSSSRSDVFHPGGAWPLWQNITPSEIAGNESAALSFVSGFRFLLGHYSGVPSVATLLFTGLNWDFPNAWPPHAYTSIKAFETLGRMLPNASVLSNLTIPFDSVTKNQLGLSESELQPQPQSTIGNVSLNTETSQDKPWPLALSIEFANRYLDAAFCSWYSTGGEISGLLTQLPLSDLNATGTYTAGQAGVMFEKFNVTDTDAAGGGGEYTVQIGFGWTNGVALWAAGEYGQYIPAPTCPLIPILEVNATSGSNTSDSSVYNATDEDRGPTASDTAKSASLFVGYRIPRK; this is translated from the exons ATGTCTCTCTTTTTTTCGTGGACGgctctcttccttttgAGCCTCACGGCAGCTCAGAACATAACCCAAACCACTTCATTCTCGTTCTCTCCCACCCCTGTAAGCACAAGTGTTCCCTCCCCCACCGCTCCTCTCGACAGTATAGTACCCGGACAAGGAAATTATCCTCCTGTTCAAG CCCTCTGCGCTGGAGGGGCAAACGTACCATTCTGCCCGGGAATT CTTTTGCAAGACGTCCAGCTTTCTGGTATCTTCTCTGATAGCAAG CCAACGGTAGGGACTCTTAACGAAACTTTGTCAGCATGGGACGCTCTAGGTGGCAATGTTACAGTCGGAGAAGTGGAGACATTTGTCGAGCAGTACTTC aaaggagaagggcTTGAGCTTAGTCAAGTTCAGCTTCAGAACTTTGTTGAAGACCCTGCTATACTTGGTAACATTGCGGATCCCGTCTTCAAAGCTTGGGTAAAGGTTGTGAATGGATACTGGACTCTCCTCGCCAG AGAGACCAACCAATCCGCCCTTTGTAATGGAAACTGCGTGTCGAGTTTGATTCCTCTGAACCATACTATGATCGTTCCTGGAGGACGATACAGGGAAATCTACTATTGGGATTCTTTC TGGGTGTTGGAAGGTCTTCTCAAGTCTGAGCTTTACGACTATGCGTGGGATTTGCTTCAGAACTTTATGGATCTTATTGAC ATCTATGGATTCCTCCCCAACGGCGGGAGGAAGTACTACCTGAATCGTTCTCAGCCTCCAGTATTTGTGCAG ATGATCGATGCTTACATCAAGACCACTAATAACGTCACTATTCTTGAGCGAGCTCTCCCTGTGGCATCA GCTGAATTACAATGGTGGGCAAATAACCGGACCTCAAACTTCACATCACCCTTCACCAACCAATCACGTATAATTACCCAATATTCGGTTACTAACAGTGCTCCTCGTCCCGAA GGTTATGCTGAGGACTTTGAGACTGTGATGGGAGCTTCACCAGCCCTCAACGAAACTGAGCAAGCCGAGTTGTACTCGCAACTCGCTACTGGCGCCGAGTCAGGCTGGGACTACTCCTCACGATGGTGCGAGCAGCCACTCCTTAACACAACGGATAACAACCCTGCCTTGAGGACCCTGAACATCAAGTCGATTATCCCCGTTGATCTCCTAAGTCTGATGGCTGGAGACCATGCCCTC CTGGCTAATATGTATGAGCTTTATGCTAACAATACCGGCGGTGGAAAATACACAGATAATGAGAAGAAGTCAAAGCGAGATGGACAATCTGGAGATGATACAGCGAGCAAAGTGGCGTACCACCGTCAAATGGCCCAAGAGTATAGGGACTCAATCCTCGATCTCTGCTGGGACTCAGAAAAG TCATGGTTCTACGACTTCAACATGACTTCAAGCTCTCGTTCCGACGTCTTCCATCCCGGTGGCGCCTGGCCACTTTGGCAAAACATTACACCATCCGAAATTGCGGGCAACGAAAGTGCAGCCCTTTCCTTCGTTTCAGGGTTTAGGTTCCTTTTGGGTCACTACTCCGGGGTCCCAAGTGTGGCTACCTTGCTGTTTACTGGACTGAACTGG GATTTCCCTAACGCCTGGCCACCTCATGCCT ATACTTCCATCAAAGCCTTTGAGACTCTCGGCCGCATGCTGCCCAATGCCTCTGTCCTTTCCAATTTGACAATCCCCTTCGATTCTGTGACCAAGAACCAACTCGGTCTTTCAGAGTCTGAGCTGCAACCCCAACCCCAATCCACCATTGGTAACGTCTCGCTTAACACGGAGACCTCGCAGGATAAACCTTGGCCTCTTGCTCTCTCTATCGAATTTGCGAACAGGTATTTGGACGCCGCATTCTGTTCTTGGTACTCTACTGGAGGGGAAATTAGCGGCCTATTGACACAGTTGCCATTGAGCGACTTGAATGCTACCGGAACTTACACCGCCGGGCAAGCAG GGGTGATGTTCGAAAAG TTCAATGTCACTGACACGGATGCCGCTGGAGGGGGTGGTGAATACACGGTCCAAATCGGATTCGGCTGGACAAACGGTGTAGCCCTTTGGGCCGCTGGAGAGTATGGACAGTATATCCCTGCACCCACATGCCCCCTTATTCCCATTCTCGAAGTCAATGCGACATCTGGCTCCAATACTTCTGATAGTTCGGTATACAATGCGACGGATGAGGATCGTGGACCGACGGCGAGTGATACCGCCAAGTCCGCAAGCTTATTCGTGGGATACCGAATCCCGAGGAAATGA